One region of Thunnus albacares chromosome 20, fThuAlb1.1, whole genome shotgun sequence genomic DNA includes:
- the c20h8orf33 gene encoding UPF0488 protein C8orf33 homolog: MAEQRLLFIDIKPNSSSSVEGRAEKSLWARSDNTFRFNFFAGDSPALQEQSSPSDGIEAAASRVSFTGQGSAFAFNFQIPAVVPEEDMMTTEASDVAHCDQEEKPSVLKEVSSPPEPSKTKKKKKSGKKKASDSTEAQQEPSSAEASQRGEDAELSAEEQLKRQLDWCIEQLELGMRSSKGTTKQKEEASRALKTLRSSKAPLAKKRLVMRTMGGDYRKKMEEEKSKQFKLIQSELASAQVKAVPDSPKKSIFHRRAKVNTQTEASEENLQQTEVQDTEQKAQEETSAFVFTASKEEFRFDFL; the protein is encoded by the exons ATGGCCGAGCAGAGGCTGCTGTTTATAG atatTAAACCAAAcagctcttcttctgtggaGGGTAGAGCTGAGAAGTCCCTCTGGGCTCGAAGCGACAACACCTTCAGATTCAACTTCTTCGCTGGAGACTCACCAGCACTTCAAGAACAATCATCTCCATCAGACGGGATCGAAGCAGCGGCGAGCCGGGTGTCCTTTACCGGACAGGGCTCTGCTTTTGCCTTCAACTTCCAAATTCCTGCTGTTGTCCCTGAAGAAGACATGATGACAACAGAGGCTTCAGATGTCGCACACTGCGACCAAGAGGAGAAACCTTCAGTTCTGAAGGAGGTTAGCTCCCCTCCTGAACCgtcaaaaacaaagaagaagaagaaatctggAAAGAAGAAAGCCTCAGATAGCACTGAGGCACAGCAGGAGCCAAGTTCAGCTGAAGCGAGTCAAAGAGGCGAAGACGCAGAGCTG AGTGCTGAAGAGCAGCTAAAAAGACAGCTGGACTGGTGCATCGAGCAGCTGGAACTGGGAATGAGGTCCTCGAAGGGAACCACGAAGCAGA AAGAGGAGGCGTCTCGTGCCCTAAAGACCCTGCGCAGCTCCAAAGCTCCTCTGGCCAAGAAGAGGCTGGTGATGAGAACCATGGGGGGAgattacaggaaaaaaatggaagaagagaagagcaaGCAATTCAAACTCATTCAGAGTG AACTGGCGTCAGCTCAGGTCAAGGCGGTGCCAGATTCCCCAAAGAAGTCCATTTTCCACCGGAGAGCCAAAGTCAACACTCAGACTGAAGCCTCAGAGGAGAACCTGCAACAAACTGAAGTCCAGGATACAGAGCAGAAAGCTCAGGAGGAGACGTCAGCTTTTGTCTTCACTGCATCAAAGGAAGAGTTTCGCTTCGATTTTCTCTGA
- the anks3 gene encoding ankyrin repeat and SAM domain-containing protein 3 — MSELSDEASESEQLGASLSMWLGDSLVRPEELDVPLDLHTACSIGQYDVVAECIKKREVDLNGKNIGGWTPLMYASYIGHDNIANLLLEAGVNVNATTAKGLTPLMLAASCGNESIAYFLLQQGAELELKDSRGWTALFHCTSTGHQQMVKFLLDNNADANVKEPGSGFTPLMEAAASGHEIIVQYLLDHKVKVDDRNAKGETARALAMMYGYTKIVSLIDSRSPRFKAGPFEDLSSSEDSDSAPPRIRPSRNRAKGASIHDGPQAIAKFRVGGPGKLCEPPAVPPGYMTFRDIGEQSEDICYRDVTSPINELDGQSNSSRDDSPFFDNDMPTMRSSSSSSEGLPHGIGVNWEGSVESNEDSDQSKKSSSRRVNKGHHSKGKSRHGSNDAAHTSGTGNGGMRSHVVVPPPSYSGPKDLSEFLEQIGFSKYLPLLEEQDIDLRIFLTLTENDLKEIGITLFGPKRKMTSAIARWHSSARPPSDALEQAYADQLEAEMQEMAIQLHKRCEEVESLQSQVSQEKELRTVMEGCLMEDKMAWRRVHTELVENHRLAQEMNATLTNARACRSELLSCLPADGNGSFCTAVEDKTKGDTGVNAVGVPTRSSVVELMKKLDSYQEELAGTMQTVLQSLRRLSAPEKVSDSWERP, encoded by the exons ATGTCCGAGTTGAGTGATGAGGCCAGTGAGTCGGAGCAGCTGGGCGCCAGTCTCTCCATGTGGCTGGGTGACTCTCTGGTGCGACCCGAGGAGCTGGATGTCCCTCTGGACCTGCACACCGCCTGCTCCATCGGCCAGTACGACGTGGTGGCGGAGTGCATCAAAAA aagGGAGGTGGACCTGAATGGCAAGAATATTGGAGGATGGACCCCGTTAATGTACGCGTCTTACATCGGTCACGACAACATTGCAAATCTCCTGCTTGAGGCCGGTGTGAATGTAAATGCCACCACTGCTAAAGGACTGACCCCCCTGATGCTGGCAGCGAGCTGTGGAAATGAAAGTATTGCATACTTTCTGCTTCAG CAAGGTGCTGAGCTGGAGCTGAAGGACTCTCGAGGCTGGACCGCTCTGTTCCACTGTACGAGCACAGGTCACCAGCAGATGGTGAAGTTCCTGCTGGATAACAATGCAGATGCCAACGTGAA GGAGCCAGGGTCTGGTTTCACTCCCCTGATGGAGGCTGCTGCTTCTGGACATGAAATCATTGTTCAGTACCTGCTTGATCAT AAAGTTAAAGTCGATGACCGCAATGCTAAAGGAGAGACTGCACGTGCCCTAGCCATGATGTACGGCTACACCAAGATCGTCAGCCTCATTGACTCACGTTCTCCAAGGTTCAAAGCAG GACCCTTTGAAGACCTGAGCTCCTCCGAGGACTCGGACAGCGCACCACCGAGGATAAGGCCGAGTCGTAACCGAGCTAAAGGCGCTAGCATCCATGATGGGCCCCAGGCCATCGCCAAGTTCCGAGTAGGAGGCCCCGGCAAACTGTGTG AGCCTCCTGCCGTGCCGCCGGGCTACATGACCTTCCGTGATATCGGAGAACAGAGTGAGGATATCTGCTATCGTGACGTGACCTCACCCATCAACGAGCTGGACGGccagagcaacagcagcagag ATGACAGTCCGTTCTTTGACAATGACATGCCCACCATGAggagcagcagtagcagcagtgaaGGCCTGCCTCATGGGATTGGTGTTAATTGGGAAGGCTCTGTGGAGAGTAACGAG GACTCTGACCAGAGCAAAAAAAGCAGCTCTCGCAGAGTAAATAAGGGTCATCACTCAAAAGGCAAGAGTCGCCACGGAAGCAACGATGCGGCTCACACCAGTGGCACAGGGAACGGTGGGATGCGGTCACATGTTGTTGTTCCTCCGCCCTCCTACTCTGGTCCAAAg GATCTGTCAGAGTTCTTGGAGCAAATTGGCTTCTCCAAGTATCTGCCCTTACTTGAGGAGCAAGACATTGACCTGCGGATATTTCTCACCCTGACAGAGAATGACCTCAAAGAAATAGGGATCAC ATTGTTTGGACCAAAGCGAAAGATGACCTCAGCTATTGCAAGGTGGCACAGCAGCGCTCGACCTCCCAGCGATGCTCTTGAGCAGGCGTACGCTGACCAGCTGGAGGCTGAGATGCAGGAGATGGCCATCCAGCTACACAAA CGCTGTGAGGAGGTGGAGAGCCTGCAGAGCCAGGTGTCTCAGGAGAAGGAGCTGCGTACTGTGATGGAGGGATGTCTGATGGAGGACAAGATGGCATGGAGGAGGGTCCACACTGAGCTGGTGGAGAACCACCGGCTGGCCCAGGAAATGAACGCCACGCTGACCAATGCCAGAGCCTGCCGCTCTGAACTGCTCTCCTGTCTCCCCGCTGACGGGAACGGTAGCTTTTGTACTGCTGTGGAAGATAAAACAAAAGGTGACACCGGTGTTAACG CTGTGGGGGTCCCGACTCGCTCCAGTGTTGTAGAGCTAATGAAGAAGTTGGATTCCTATCAAGAAGAACTGG CAGGGACCATGCAAACTGTACTTCAGAGTCTGAGGCGACTGAGTGCCCCCGAAAAAGTCTCAGATAGCTGGGAAAGGCCTTAA